A region from the Bradyrhizobium erythrophlei genome encodes:
- a CDS encoding SDR family NAD(P)-dependent oxidoreductase, translating into MHNVVVTGGSRGIGLAIARRLAAAGYNVIAVARRESEELREVSHGVVQQGRGGLHFRAFDLSATDAIPVFVKGLRDEFGAIYGLVNNAGIGSEGLLATMHNTDIEALVRLNVLSPVILTKYVVRHMMADGAGRIINMSSIIASTGYNGLSVYGATKAAATGFTRSLAREVGKLGITVNAIAPGFIDTELTQTLSDDQRKRIAGRSALRRLPDTDDVARMVEYLLGDGGRNITGSVLTIDAGNTA; encoded by the coding sequence ATGCATAATGTGGTGGTGACCGGCGGCAGCCGCGGCATTGGCCTTGCCATCGCGCGGCGGCTGGCTGCGGCCGGCTATAATGTGATCGCGGTGGCACGGCGCGAGAGCGAGGAGCTACGCGAAGTCAGCCACGGCGTGGTGCAGCAAGGCAGAGGCGGTCTTCATTTCAGGGCATTCGATCTCAGCGCGACCGACGCCATTCCGGTGTTCGTGAAGGGATTGCGCGACGAATTCGGCGCGATCTACGGCCTCGTCAACAATGCCGGCATCGGCAGCGAGGGCCTGCTCGCCACCATGCACAACACTGATATCGAGGCGCTGGTGCGTCTCAACGTGCTCTCGCCGGTGATACTGACGAAATATGTCGTGCGCCACATGATGGCCGACGGCGCCGGCCGCATCATCAACATGTCCTCGATCATCGCCTCCACAGGCTATAACGGCCTGTCGGTCTATGGCGCCACCAAGGCCGCCGCGACCGGCTTCACCCGGTCCCTGGCGCGCGAAGTCGGCAAGCTCGGGATCACCGTCAACGCGATCGCGCCCGGCTTCATCGATACCGAGCTGACGCAAACCCTCTCGGACGATCAGCGCAAGCGTATCGCCGGCCGCAGCGCCTTGCGCCGGCTGCCGGACACCGACGATGTCGCCCGTATGGTCGAATATCTCCTGGGCGATGGTGGCCGCAACATCACCGGCAGCGTGTTGACCATCGACGCCGGCAACACCGCCTGA
- the ccmI gene encoding c-type cytochrome biogenesis protein CcmI — protein sequence MILWPILALMTLTAMAAVWWPLARRQKSVRSGSDVAVYRDQLDEIDRDETAGLVGGAEAEAARVEVSRRLIAAAEVARAANAAAAPVPASRARWATIAAAVLLLPLGAGLIYLSLGSPNLVPVSMNAEASGQQLPKGIEQTVADVEKYLEANPKNGRGWELLAPVYLRLGRFDDAVKARRNALEIFGPDAARLGDLGEAIIMASNGAVTPEARGLFERANAADPEDVMAQYYLGLNAKQEGRLDEAAKRWNSLISSARQGAEWLPMVKEALAEISEKGPPGAVKLAPAGPDANQVAAAAQMAPTERNNMIEGMVARLAQRMAENGSDVDGWLRLIKAYSVLGERDKALTAAANARTALAANNDSLRRIGELTKELGLEG from the coding sequence ATGATCCTCTGGCCGATCCTTGCATTGATGACGCTTACGGCGATGGCCGCGGTCTGGTGGCCGCTCGCACGCCGTCAGAAGTCCGTCCGTTCGGGAAGCGACGTTGCTGTTTACCGCGACCAGCTCGACGAGATCGATCGCGACGAGACTGCCGGCCTGGTTGGCGGCGCGGAGGCCGAAGCCGCGCGGGTCGAAGTATCGCGCCGCCTGATCGCCGCCGCGGAAGTTGCCAGGGCGGCAAACGCCGCCGCTGCGCCTGTTCCGGCCAGCCGCGCTCGCTGGGCAACGATCGCCGCCGCCGTCCTGCTGCTGCCGCTCGGCGCAGGCCTCATTTATCTTTCGCTGGGCTCGCCGAATCTGGTCCCGGTTTCCATGAATGCAGAAGCCTCCGGACAGCAGCTCCCAAAGGGGATCGAGCAGACCGTCGCCGACGTCGAGAAATATCTCGAGGCCAACCCGAAAAACGGTCGGGGCTGGGAGTTGCTGGCCCCGGTCTATCTTCGTCTCGGACGCTTCGATGACGCCGTCAAGGCGCGGCGCAACGCGCTGGAGATCTTCGGCCCGGATGCCGCGCGGCTCGGGGATCTCGGCGAAGCCATCATCATGGCCTCCAACGGCGCGGTCACCCCGGAGGCCAGGGGCCTGTTCGAGCGTGCCAACGCCGCCGATCCCGAAGATGTGATGGCGCAATATTATCTCGGGCTCAACGCCAAGCAGGAAGGCCGCCTCGACGAGGCGGCGAAGCGATGGAACTCGCTGATCTCGAGCGCCCGTCAGGGCGCGGAGTGGTTGCCGATGGTCAAGGAGGCGCTGGCAGAGATCAGCGAGAAAGGCCCGCCGGGCGCGGTAAAGCTCGCGCCGGCGGGGCCGGACGCGAACCAGGTAGCCGCCGCCGCGCAGATGGCGCCGACCGAGCGCAACAACATGATAGAGGGTATGGTTGCGCGGCTTGCCCAGCGCATGGCCGAAAACGGCTCCGACGTCGATGGCTGGCTTCGCTTGATCAAGGCCTATTCGGTGCTGGGCGAGCGCGACAAGGCGCTGACCGCGGCCGCCAATGCCCGCACGGCGCTGGCCGCAAACAATGATAGTCTGCGCCGCATCGGCGAACTGACCAAAGAGCTCGGACTGGAAGGTTGA
- the ccmE gene encoding cytochrome c maturation protein CcmE: MTRKQRRLILIGSSLGVLAIAVGLVLSSLRDSIVFFNSPTDIADNKAAPGKRIRLGGMVKMGSLERGDNLQIRFEVTDGNRDIPVSYRGIVPDLFREGQGVVAEGHVEPGGTFTADTVLAKHDENYMPREVVDTLKKQGHWQETAAPVKQSAR; the protein is encoded by the coding sequence ATGACACGGAAACAGCGGCGCCTGATTTTGATCGGCTCGAGCCTCGGCGTCCTCGCCATCGCGGTGGGACTGGTGCTGAGCTCGCTGCGCGACTCGATCGTGTTCTTCAATTCTCCGACCGACATCGCCGACAACAAGGCCGCTCCGGGCAAGCGCATCCGCCTCGGCGGCATGGTGAAGATGGGCAGCCTCGAGCGCGGCGACAATCTGCAGATCCGCTTCGAGGTGACCGACGGCAACAGGGATATCCCGGTCAGCTACCGCGGCATCGTGCCGGACCTGTTCCGCGAAGGACAGGGCGTCGTCGCCGAGGGTCATGTCGAGCCGGGCGGCACCTTCACCGCCGATACGGTGCTCGCCAAGCACGACGAGAATTATATGCCGCGCGAAGTCGTCGATACCCTGAAAAAGCAGGGGCACTGGCAGGAGACCGCGGCGCCCGTCAAGCAGAGCGCGAGATGA
- a CDS encoding heme lyase CcmF/NrfE family subunit: protein MIAEFGHYALVLALALALIQSWSPVVGARNGDVALMKLADSTALAQFAFVAIAFGALTYCYVISDFSVANVFENSHSQMPLIYKFTSVWGNHEGSMLLWVLILSLFGALVAWFGTNLPSTLKANVLAVQSWIACAFYLFILFTSNPFRRLAEVPVEGRDLNPILQDFGLAVHPPMLYLGYVGFSIAFSFAVAALIEGRIDAAWARWVRPWTLLAWMCLTLGIAMGSYWAYYELGWGGWWFWDPVENASLMPWIAGTALLHSAVVMEKRNSLKVWTILLAILTFSLSLIGTFLVRSGVLTSVHTFSNDPARGLFILVILMVFIGGSLALFAWRAPLLKQGGLFAPISRESALVFNNLFLATACATVFVGTLYPLVLEALTGDKISVGAPFFNLTFGPLFIPLLIAVPFGPLLAWKRGDLYGVAQRLLAACAVAMVGLAATFAVAGTKAVLAPFGIGLALFVMAGALTDVAERVDLRSLSIEKIGRRAAGLPRSAWGTAVAHFALGVTMIGIVCASTWGSERIIALKPTQSVSISGYDLTFDGMVSRDGSNYRETAAHFTVRKADSVIGIMEPSKRVFPSRDGMSTTEAALLTRGVSQLYLSLGDSNADGSIALRLYHKPFVLLIWLGALVMAFGGALSLSDRRLRIGAPKPAAKIVAQPAE, encoded by the coding sequence ATGATCGCTGAATTCGGTCACTACGCGCTGGTACTGGCGCTGGCGCTGGCGCTGATCCAGTCGTGGTCGCCGGTCGTCGGCGCCCGCAACGGCGACGTGGCGCTGATGAAGCTCGCCGACTCGACCGCGCTGGCGCAATTCGCCTTCGTGGCCATCGCCTTCGGCGCGCTCACTTACTGCTACGTGATCTCGGATTTTTCCGTCGCCAATGTGTTCGAGAATTCGCATTCGCAGATGCCGCTGATCTACAAGTTCACCAGCGTCTGGGGCAACCATGAAGGCTCGATGCTGCTGTGGGTGTTGATCCTGTCCCTGTTCGGCGCGCTGGTCGCGTGGTTCGGAACCAATTTGCCGTCCACGCTCAAGGCCAACGTGCTGGCGGTGCAGTCCTGGATTGCGTGCGCCTTCTATCTGTTCATCCTCTTCACCTCGAATCCGTTCCGGCGGCTGGCCGAGGTGCCGGTCGAGGGCCGCGATCTCAACCCGATCCTGCAGGATTTCGGTCTCGCGGTGCATCCGCCGATGCTCTATCTCGGCTATGTCGGCTTCTCCATCGCCTTCTCCTTTGCGGTCGCGGCCCTGATTGAAGGCCGCATCGATGCAGCGTGGGCGCGCTGGGTGCGGCCGTGGACGCTGCTCGCCTGGATGTGCCTGACGCTCGGCATCGCGATGGGCTCTTACTGGGCCTATTACGAACTCGGCTGGGGCGGCTGGTGGTTCTGGGACCCGGTGGAGAACGCGTCGCTGATGCCGTGGATCGCCGGCACCGCGCTGTTGCATTCGGCCGTGGTGATGGAAAAGCGAAATTCGCTCAAGGTGTGGACCATCCTGCTGGCGATCCTCACCTTCTCGCTGTCGCTGATCGGCACCTTCCTGGTGCGCTCGGGGGTGTTGACCTCGGTCCATACCTTCTCGAACGATCCGGCGCGCGGCCTTTTCATCCTGGTGATCCTGATGGTGTTCATCGGCGGCAGCCTCGCGCTGTTCGCCTGGCGCGCGCCGCTGCTCAAGCAGGGCGGCCTGTTCGCGCCGATCTCGCGCGAAAGCGCGCTGGTGTTCAATAACCTGTTTCTGGCGACCGCTTGCGCCACCGTGTTCGTCGGCACGCTCTACCCGCTGGTGCTCGAGGCGCTCACCGGGGACAAGATCTCGGTCGGCGCGCCGTTCTTCAACCTCACCTTCGGGCCGCTGTTCATCCCGCTCCTGATCGCGGTGCCGTTCGGGCCCTTGCTGGCATGGAAGCGCGGCGATCTCTATGGGGTCGCGCAGCGCCTGCTCGCGGCATGCGCGGTCGCGATGGTCGGGCTCGCCGCGACCTTCGCCGTCGCGGGCACCAAAGCCGTGCTGGCGCCGTTCGGTATTGGCCTTGCCTTGTTCGTGATGGCCGGCGCTCTGACGGACGTCGCGGAACGCGTCGATCTGCGCAGCCTGTCGATCGAAAAGATCGGACGGCGCGCGGCCGGTCTGCCGCGCTCGGCCTGGGGCACGGCGGTGGCGCATTTTGCACTCGGCGTCACGATGATCGGAATTGTCTGCGCAAGCACCTGGGGAAGCGAACGCATCATCGCGCTGAAACCGACGCAGAGCGTTTCCATCAGTGGTTACGATTTGACTTTCGACGGCATGGTCAGCCGCGACGGCTCGAATTACCGCGAGACCGCCGCGCACTTCACGGTGCGCAAGGCAGACAGTGTGATCGGAATCATGGAGCCGTCGAAGCGGGTGTTCCCGTCGCGCGATGGCATGTCGACCACCGAGGCCGCGCTGCTGACGCGCGGTGTCAGCCAGCTGTATCTCTCGCTCGGCGACAGCAATGCCGACGGCTCGATCGCGCTGCGCCTCTATCACAAGCCGTTTGTGCTGCTGATCTGGCTCGGGGCGCTGGTGATGGCCTTCGGCGGCGCGCTGTCATTGTCGGACCGCAGGTTGCGGATCGGCGCGCCGAAGCCGGCGGCGAAGATCGTGGCGCAGCCCGCGGAATGA
- a CDS encoding cytochrome c-type biogenesis protein gives MVRSVRFLLVALALFSAPPLYAVQVDEILPDAKLEARARAISHDLRCMVCQNQSIDDSEAPLARDLRLLVRERLKAGDSDTQVVDYMVARYGEFVLLRPRMSWHTAILWAAPLAILIIGVFAIVFSVLRRSARPGLPETEALTEGEKLKLNAIASQLDGA, from the coding sequence ATGGTCCGGAGCGTTCGGTTTCTTCTGGTGGCGCTGGCGCTGTTCAGTGCGCCGCCGCTCTATGCCGTCCAGGTGGACGAAATTCTCCCCGATGCGAAGCTCGAGGCGCGCGCCCGGGCGATCTCGCACGATCTGCGTTGCATGGTGTGCCAGAACCAGTCGATCGACGATTCCGAAGCGCCGCTGGCGCGCGATCTGCGTCTGCTGGTGCGCGAGCGCCTCAAGGCCGGCGACAGCGACACCCAGGTGGTCGACTACATGGTGGCGCGCTATGGCGAGTTCGTGCTGCTGAGGCCCCGGATGAGCTGGCATACGGCGATCCTGTGGGCCGCGCCGCTCGCGATATTGATCATCGGCGTGTTTGCGATCGTCTTCTCGGTCCTGCGCCGGTCCGCGCGCCCGGGGCTTCCCGAGACTGAGGCGCTGACGGAAGGCGAGAAACTGAAGCTGAATGCCATCGCCTCGCAATTGGACGGCGCCTAG
- a CDS encoding Crp/Fnr family transcriptional regulator, whose protein sequence is MPRAHFPSLFCGKAAELPELRELQRLATQVYFRSGKTISSERAVADTVFGLSQGVVRLYKLLPEGRRQVLAFALPGDFLGMPFADRYNFSADAIGEVALRRYSRDDLTRFFQSSPNIMRLIIE, encoded by the coding sequence ATGCCTCGTGCTCATTTCCCCTCTCTGTTCTGCGGAAAAGCCGCCGAGTTGCCCGAACTCCGCGAACTTCAGCGGCTGGCGACGCAGGTTTATTTTCGTTCGGGAAAGACGATATCTTCAGAGCGGGCAGTCGCCGATACCGTCTTCGGACTTTCGCAAGGCGTGGTACGCCTCTACAAGCTGCTGCCGGAAGGACGCCGCCAGGTCCTGGCGTTTGCGTTGCCGGGCGATTTCCTCGGCATGCCGTTCGCCGACCGTTATAATTTTTCGGCCGACGCCATCGGCGAAGTGGCGCTGCGCCGGTATTCGCGCGACGACCTCACCAGGTTCTTTCAATCCAGCCCCAATATCATGCGGCTGATCATCGAATGA